Below is a window of Streptomyces sp. ITFR-16 DNA.
CGAAGGCCAAGCCGCTCGCGAAGTTCGACGCGCGGCTCGACAACAAGGACCTGACGACCGAGCACCGCCTCGGCTTCCGGCGTCCGTAACGTGTGACGGGACCCGCGCCGGCGTCCGCCGGCGCGGGTCCTCCTCGCTAGTACCTCAGCCCGTATCCCACCGGGTACAGCACCTTCGACGGGTCGTCCGCGCGCTGCACCGGCACCGGCAGCTTCCCCTCCGGACGCGCCCGGCCCGCGATGACCCGGGCCGCCGCCCGCAGTTCGACATCGGTCCAGGAGTACGCCGCCAGGCTCGCCGCGTGCCCGGTCCCGGCCAGCTGGGCGATGTCGTACGGATTGCGGATCGCGACCGTGACCACCGGGACGCCGGTCGCGGCCAGCGCGCTCACCAGGGTCCGCTGCGAGCTGGTCGCCGTGACGTTGTACGTCCCCACGACCACCGCGTCCTTGCCCTGCGCCGCCGCCACCGCCGCGTCGATGTTCGCCTGCGTCGGTGTGATGCCGGTGGACAGGGCGGTCGCCGTGAACCCCAGCTCGTTGAACGCGTCCGCCAGCGTGGTCGTCGGCGGGCCCGTCGTGCCGGACGGGGACGCCGGATCGGCGCCCACCACCAGCAGCTTGCGGTGCGAGCGGCGCGACAGCGGCAGCAGCGCGCGCTCGTTGGCCAGCAGGGTGGTGGTGTGCTCCGCGATCCGGTCGGCGGCCACGAGATGCGCCCGGGTGCCGACGGTCCGGTCCACCCCGCGCCGGCTGACGAACGGGTCGTCGAACAGCCCCAGCTTCGTCTTCAGCCGCAGGATGCGCAGGATCGACGCGTCGAGCCGGGCCTCGCTGACCTCGCCGCTCCTGACCGCCGCCAGCAGGGCGTTCCAGGAGACGTCGAGGCTGGGCGGGTTGAGTAGCTGGTCCACGCCCGCCTGGAGCGCCAGGACCGGCACCCGCTCGTCGCCGTACTTCGTCCGCACGCCCTCCATGCCCAGCGAGTCGGTGACCACGACACCGTCGTAGCCCAGCTCCTCGCGCAGGATGCCGGTGAGGATCGGCCGGGACAGCGTGGCCGGGTCCTCCGAGGGGTCGAGCGCCGGCACCACGATGTGCGCCGTCATGATCGAGTCGATGCCCGCCGCGATCGCGGCCCGGAACGGCGGGGCGTCCAGCTCGGCCCACTGCTCCCGGGTGTGGCCGATGACCGGCAGCCCGGTGTGGCTGTCGGTGCTGGTGTCGCCGTGACCCGGGAAGTGCTTGGCCGTGGAGGCGATCCCGGCGCTCTGATACCCCTTCACCTGCGCGGCGACCATCCCGGCCACGGCCTGCGGGTCGGAGCCGAAGGACCGTACGCCGATGACCGGGTTGGCCGGGTTGACGTTGACGTCCGCGTCCGGCGCGTAGTTCTGGTTGATGCCGATCGCGGCCAGTTCGGCGCCCGCGATCTGCCCCGCCGTGCGGGCGTCGGCCCGCGAACCGCCCGCGCCCAGCGCCATCGCGCCGGGCATCAGGGTGGCCGGCTCGCCGACCCGGCAGACGATGCCGTGCTCCTGGTCGGTGGAGACGAGGAGCGGCAGCGGGGTGGGGCCCGCGAGCCCGGCCCGCTGGATGCCGTTGGAGAGCTCCGCGATCTGGTGCGGGTCGCGGGTGTTGTGCGCCCAGGAGAAGTAGATGATGCCGCCGACGTGGTACTTGGCGATCATCTCGGCCGCTGTGCGCACCCCGATCTCGGCGAGGTTGGCGTCGATGTCCGCCTGGTCGGGGTCGGTGGCGGAGTGCCCGTAGACCCGCATGACGAAGAGCTGGCCGACCTTCTCCTCCAGGCTCATCCGGGAGATGAGCCGCTTCAGCCGCCGGGTCGTGGCGGCGGAGGTGTGGCCGTGACTGCCGTGCGGGGAGTGCTGGGCGGCGACGGCGCCGGGGGCGGCCGCCATCCCCGCCGCCGCCGCGACGGCGGTTGCGGCGGTGGCGGTGAGAAGGGTGCGTCTGGAGGTGCGGTGGTGCACGTGAGCTCCTTCGGCCGTACTCGGTGACGAGGGGGTGGTGAAAGAAACTTCCAAGGAGCACGGATATCCAGAAAATAACTTCCGGTCAAGGGTGCGGACGATTTTGAGCGCGTCAGACCTGGCCCCGGATGCCGCCTACCGGCGGTGCAGCCCCGCCGCCGCCCCGTGCGCCTGGAGTGCGCCGACCGCCGCCGTGATCGCCGGCCGCCGCGCCGCCTCCGTACGCCACAGCGCGTACAGACGCCGCACCGGCACCGGCTCGATCCGCACCGCCACCACGCCATCCGGCAGCGGTCCGCGCCCCAGCCGGGGGATCATCGCGACCCCGAGCCCGGCGGCCAGCAGGGCCAGCTGGGTGTGGTTCTCCTCCGCCTGGTGCCTGATGTCCGGCTCGTAGCCCGCCGCGCGCAACGTCCGTACGAGCCAGTCGTGGCAGACCGTCCCCGGCGGCTGGCAGATCCACCGCTCCCGCGCCAATTCCTCGCGCCGCACCCCGTCCCGGCCCGCCAGCCGGTGGCCCGCCGGTACCAGCAGATCGCAGCGGTCGTCCCCGATCACGGCCTGTGCCACGCCCTCCGGGGCGGGCAGCGGGGCGATGTCCCAGTCGTGCGCGACGGCCAGGTCGAGCACGCCCTTGGCCACCAGGTCGACCGAGAGATGCGGGTCGACCTCGGTCAGCCGCACATCCAGATCCGGGTGCTCGCGGTCCAGCTCCGCCAGCACACCGGGCAGCAGCCCGCGTGCCGCCGAGGCGAAGGCGCCGACCGAGAGCCGCCCGGTCGGCAGCCCCCTGCGCTCCTCCAGCTCCGTCTCGGCGTGCTCCACGATCGCCAGCAACTGCTGGGCGGTGGAGGCCAGATGGACCGCCTCCTCGGTGAGCGCGACCCCCCGGCCCCGGCGTTCGAGCAGGGTGGTGCGGGTCTCCCGCTCCAGCTTGGTGATCTGCTGCGAGACCGCCGACGGGGTGTAGCCGAGCGCGGCGGCGGCCGCCGCGACGGAGCCGTGGACGGAGATGGCGTGCAGTGCGCGCAGCCGGGCGAGATCGAGCACCGGAGCCTCCCGAGGTCCCTCGATTCATTAGCAACGCTCAATTTCACCATGAAGAAATCCGCGCTGGTGCTACATGGTCGGGGCGGGTGATCCTCGGTGCATGCGTCCCCTCCACATCGCCCTGGCCGCCCTGGTGGCCGCCGTCTGGGGTGTCAACTTCGTCGTCATCGAGCTGGGTCTCGGCCACTTCCCGCCGCTGCTCTTCTCCGCCCTGCGCTTCCTCGTCGCGGCGCTGCCCGCGGTCTTCTTCGTCGGCAGGCCCAAGGTCGCCTGGAAGTGGGTGGTGGGGGTCGGGCTGGTGCTGGGCGTCGCCAAGTTCGGCCTGCTCTTCATCGGCATGGACCGGGGGATGGGCGCCGGGCTCTCCTCGCTCGTCCTCCAGGTCCAGGCCGTCTTCACCGCGCTCTTCGCGGCCCTCGCGCTCGGCGAACGCCCGGGCCGGGTCAGGGTGCTGGGCATGGCGGTGGCGCTGGCCGGCATCGGGGTGGCCGCCGTCGACGAGGGCGCGAGCGGTCCGGTGCTCGCCTTCGTGCTGGTCATCGCGGCGGCGGCCTGCTGGGGCGTGTCGAACGTCCTGACCCGCAAGGCGGCTCCGCCCGACTCCCTCAACTTCATGGTCTGGGTCTCGACCGTGCCCGTCCTGCCGCTCCTCGGGCTCTCCCTCCTCTTCGAGGGCTGGGGCCGCGACCGGGCGGCACTGGCCGGGCTCGACTGGAGCGGCGCCGGAATCATCGTCTACGTCGCCTGGATCACCACGGTGTTCGGCTTCGGGGCCTGGGGCTTCCTGCTCAGCCGCTACCAGGCGTCGTCGGTGGCCCCGTTCACCCTGCTGGTGCCCGTCTTCGGGATGTCCTCGGCCGCCCTGCTGCTCGACGAGTCGGTGAGCCCGCTGCGGTGGTGCGCGGCGGCGCTGCTGGTCGGCGGGGTGGCCCTGACGTCCCTCGCGGGGACGCGCCGCACCCGCGTCCCCGCCCCGGAACCGGCCGCCGTATGAGAAAGCGGGCGCCGGCCCCGTGCGAGAGACCGGGCACCCGCCCCCGCTACTGCTTCGGCGCGCCCAGCCGCAGCAGGTGCTCGCGCCCCGCGCCCAGCAGTCCGGGCAGCTCCGCCGCCTCCGGGTGCCAGCGCTTCTCGTACTCCCAGCAGACCCAGCTGTCCGCGTCGAGCGTGTCCAGGCACGCCCGCAGCGGCAGCACCCCCGCGCCCAGGGCGAGCGGCGCGGTGTCCTCGGCCGATGCGATGTCCTTCACCTGGACATAGCCCAGGTGCGGGGCCAGCACCGCGTGGCTGGCGGCCGGCTCCTCGCCCGCCAGCCAGGTGTGCATGACGTCCCACAGCGCGCCGATGCTCCCGTGCCCCACCGCACCGGCCACCCGGGCCACATCGGCCCCGGCGCGGTGCGAGTCGTGGGTCTCCAGCAGCACGCGTACGCCCATGTCGGCCGCGAACGGGGCGGCCGCGCCCAGCCGGCGGGCGGCCGTCGCGTCGGCCGTCGCGGGGTCCTGGTCACCGCCGCCCGGGAAGACCCGGACATGGCGGGCGCCCAGGTCGCGGGCCAGCTCGATCAGCCCGGCCAGCTCGTCGAGCACCGGCTGGTCGTCGCCCTCGGCGGCGGCCCGGACATAGCCGGCCACGGTCAGGATCTCGATCCCGCCCCGCTTGAACTCCTCCACCACATCGGCCCGTTGGAGCATCGTCAGCCCCGGGTGCACCGGCTCCTCGGGGTGGGCGCGCAGCTCCACCCCCTGGTAGCCGTGGTCCGCGGCCAGCCGGACGACCTCGGGTATCGGCAGCCCCGGCACCCCGAGGGTCGAGAAAGCGAGCTTCACGTGTGTGTCCTTCCGTCGGTACGGGCCACCGCAGCCGGTGAGTGTCTGCTCCTCGCCGGTCCGGGGCGCCCCTGACGCGTACCCGGGACCGGCGGGTGGATTCACCCCCGGGGCGGGGCCGTCGATCCGCGCACCATCAGCTCCGCGGCGATCAGCGCGATGCCGCCCGGCGGCGGGGTCTCCTTGCCCATGGCCAGCCGGCCCGCCCGCGCCCCCGCCTCGAAGAGCGGCAGCCGTACGGTCGTCAGGGCCGGGACCACGTCCACCGAGAACGGCAGATCGTCGAAGCCGGCCACCGAGATGTCCTCCGGGATGCGCAGCCCGCGGTCCCGGACCGCCGCGGCGGCACCCAGTGCCACCGTGTCGTTGGCGGCGACGACGGCGGTGATCCCCGGTTCGCGGCGCAGGAGTTCGACGGTGGCGTCGTAGCCGGAGCGGCGGTCGTAGGAGCCGTGCACGGTGAGCCGGTCCTCGTCCCCCGTCAGCCCCTCGGCCCTCATCGCCTCGCGGTGACCCTCCAGCCGGTGGCGGGTCGTGGTGCGCTCCTGCGGGCCCGCGACATAGCCGATCCTGCGGTGGCCCAGCGAGAGCAGATGCTCGGTGAGGCGGCGGCCGCCGCCCTGGTTGTCGAAGGCCAGTGCCGCCACCACGGCCGCGCCGTCGGGCAGCGGGGGCCGCCCGCACAGCACCACCCGGGTCCCGGCGTCCGCGAGCTTCGACAGCTTCGCGGCCATCGCGGCCTGGTGCGCCGGGTCCTCCACCGCGCCGCCGGTGAGCACGACGGCGGCGGCGCGCTGGCGCTGGAGCAGGGTGAGATAGGTCAGCTCGCGCGCCGGGGAGCCGCCGGTGTTGCAGACGACCGCGAGCTTCTCGCCGCCGGCCCGGCCCGAGCCGTCGCCCGGACCGCCGATCTCGGTCTGCGCGGCCCCCGCCATGATCCCGAAGAACGGGTCGGCGATGTCGTTGACCAGGATGCCGATCAGATCCGACGTGGCCGCCGCCAGCGAGCTGGCCGGGCCGTTGAGCACGTAGTCCAGATCGTCCACCGCGCGCAGGACGCGCTCCCGGGTGGACGCCGCCACCGGGTAGTTGCCGTTCAGCACGCGGGAGACGGTGGCCGGGGACACCCGGGCGCGAGCCGCCACGTCCGCCAGGGTGACTGTCATCGCTGTTCCTCCGAGGAAGTGGTGAGGGGGAGTGGGCCGACATCACATCGCGCCCCCTCTTGTCCGGGCCGCTGTCGGCAGGCTAGCGTCATACCGCGTAGAAAGCGCTTGCTACCGCTGTATGGAGGAACTTTCGTGACACGCAGGACAGTGCGCATCGCCATGAACGGCGTCACCGGGCGCATGGGATACCGGCAGCACCTGGTGCGCTCGGTCCTCGCGATCCGCGAGCAGGGCGGCCTCGACCTCGGCAACGGCGACGTGCTGTGGCCCGAGCCGGTCCTCGTCGGCCGGCGCGCCCACGCGCTGGAGGAACTGGCCGGGCGGCACGGCCTGACCGAGTGGTCGACCGATCTCGACGCCGTCCTCGCCGACGACACCATCGACATCTACTTCGACGCCCAGGTCACCTCGGCCCGCGTCGAGGCGATCAGGAAGGCCGTCGCGGCGGGCAAGCACATCTACACCGAGAAGCCCACCGCCACGGATGTCGAGGGCGCCCTGGAGCTGGCCCGCCTCGCCCGCGACGCCGGCATCAAGCACGGTGTGGTCCAGGACAAGATCTTCCTGCCGGGCCTGCTGAAGCTGAAGCGCCTCATCGACGGCGGCTTCTTCGGCGAGGTCCTCTCCGTGCGCGGCGAGTTCGGCTACTGGGTCTTCGAGGGCGACTGGCAGGAGGCCCAGCGCCCCTCCTGGAACTACCGCGCCGAGGACGGCGGCGGCATCGTCGTCGACATGTTCCCGCACTGGGAGTACGTGCTCCACGAGCTGTTCGGCCGGGTCTCCACCGTCCAGGCGCACGTCCAGACGCACATCCCCCAGCGCTGGGACGAGCACGGCAAGCCGTACGCCGCGACGGCGGACGACGCCGCCTACGGGATCTTCCAGCTGGAGAGCGGGGCCGTCGCCCAGATCAACTCCTCCTGGACCGTCCGCGTCAACCGCGACGAGCTGGTCGAGTTCCAGGTGGACGGCACCCACGGCTCCGCCGTCGCGGGGCTGCGCAACTGCCGCGTCCAGCACCGCTCGGCCACGCCCAAGCCGGTCTGGAATCCGGACCTCCCGGTCACGGAGTCCTTCCGCGACCAGTGGCAGGAGATCCCCGACAACGCGGTCTTCGACAACGGCTTCAAGGCCCAGTGGGAGCTGTTCCTGCGCCACATCGTGCTCGACGAGCCCTACACCTGGGACCTGATGGCCGGCGCCCGCGGTGTCCAGCTCGCCGAGCTGGGCCTGAAGTCCCACGCCGAGGGCCGCCGCCTCGACGTCCCGGAGCTCTCGCTGTGACCGCCCACCCCTCGCAGGGCACACCGGAGTTGATCGCATGACCATCCACCTCCCGCAGGGGCCGTACGAGCCCCGCGCCACCCCGCTCGACCTCGCACCCGGCCGGGCGCCCCTCACCTCCCGTACCGTCTTCTCGGCCGCCCATGTCGTCGCCGACCCGTACGCCGATGCCGGGCCCGACGCACCGGCCGCCGTCGACTGGGACGCCACGCTCGCCTTCCGCCGCCACCTCTGGTCGCACGGCCTGGGCGTCGCCGAGGCCATGGACACCGCCCAGCGCGGCATGGGTCTGGACTGGGCCTCCGCCGCAGAGCTGATCCGCCGCTCGGCCGCCGAGGCCAGGGCCGTCGGCGGCCGGATCGCCTGCGGCGTCGGCACCGACCAGCTCCCCCCGGGCCCGGCGACCCTCGCCGAGGTACGGGCCGCGTACGAGGAGCAGCTCGCGCTCGTCGAGGAGAGCGGGGCCCAGGCCATCCTGATGGCCTCGCGCGCCCTCGCGGCGGCGGCGAAGGGCCCGCAGGACTACCTGGAGACGTACGCCCATCTGCTGCGCCAGGCCACCGAACCGGTCGTGCTGCACTGGCTCGGCCCGATGTTCGACCCCGCGCTGGAGGGCTACTGGGGCTCCGCCGACCTCGACCGGGCCACCGAGACCTTCCTCCAGGTCATCGCGGAACACCCCGACAAGGTCGACGGCATCAAGATCTCCCTGCTCGACGCGGAGCGCGAGATCGACGTCCGCCGCCGGCTGCCGGGCGGGGTGCGGTGCTACACCGGGGACGACTTCAACTACCCCGAGCTGATCGCCGGCGACGACCGGGGCTTCAGCCACGCGCTGCTCGGCATCTTCGACCCGCTCGGCCCGCTGGCCGCCCACGCGGTACGGGTCCTGGACACCGGCGACACCAAGGGATTCCGCGAACTCCTCGACCCGACGGTCGAGCTGTCCCGCCACCTCTTCCGGTCGCCGACCCGCTACTACAAGACGGGCGTGGTGTTCCTCGCCTGGCTGGCCGGCCACCAGGACCACTTCACGATGGTGGGCGGCCTCCAGTCGGCCCGCCCGCTGCCGCACCTCGCCAAGGCGTACGAACTCGCCGACCGCCTCGGCCTGTTCCCCGACCCGGAGCTGGCCGAGTCCCGGATGCGCGCGCTCCTCAAGGTCAACGGAGGTACCCGATGAGTGACGGCCGGCTCTCCGTCAACCAGGAGACCATCAAGCAGTGGTCGCTGCCCGAGCTGGCCGAGGGCTGCGCGAAGGCGGGCATCGACAAGGTCGGCCTGTGGCGGGCCCCGGTCCAGGAGTACGGCGTCGAGGCGACGGCCCGCCTCCTGTCCGACTCCGGCCTGTCCGTCACCAGTCTGTGCCGGGGCGGCTTCTTCACCGCCCTCGACCCGGCCGAGCAAGCCCGCGCCCTGGACGACAACCGCGCCGCGATCGACGAGGCGGCCGGCCTGTCCACGGACACCCTGGTCCTGGTCTCCGGCGGCCTCCCGGAGGGCAGCAAGGACCTGTACGGCGCGCGCGAGCGCGTCGCCGACGCCCTGGGCCGGCTGGTGCCCTACGCGGCCGAACGCGGCGTGCGCCTGGCCATCGAGCCGCTGCACCCGATGTTCGCCTCGGACCGCTGCGTGGTCTCCACCCTGTCCCAGGCCCTCGATATCGCGGAACGCTTCCCGGCCGACCGGGTCGGCGTGGTGGTGGACACGTACCACCTCTGGTGGGACGACCGGGCCCCCGCGCAGATCGCCCGGGCGGGGGCGGGCGGCCGCATCCACTCCTTCCAGCTCGCCGACTGGATCACCCCGCTCCCGGCGGGCGTCCTGCTGGGACGCGGACAACTCGGCGACGGCAGCGTGGACTTCAGAGCGTTCCGTACGGCGGTCGAGGCCGCCGGGTTCGACGGCCCGATCGAGGTGGAGATCTTCAACGAGGCCCTGTGGGCGCGCGACGGCTCCGAGGTACTGGCCGAGGTGGCCGCCCGCTACGCGGAGCACGCCTGCTGAACGGGCGCCCGGGGCCCGGCCGCGCGGCCGGGCCCCGGGCGATTCGGACCTGCCGTCAGGCGCGGAGGGGCGGCAGTCGGGGCGTGCCCCGGCGAGGGCCTGCGGCGGGCATGGGCCCTTGGGCCCCCCGGGCCCAAATCCCGGGCCCATAAAAGTTGTTGACCTGCACCGTTGTCAGCCGATGCCGCTCCGCACCCTTGACGCGGAGTCGGCGGGACCGGTTCTCTGGCGCCGAGCCACCCCCCACCCCTCATCGGACCCGCCGGAGGACTCCCGATGCTCCTCGTCCCCTCTCGCCGCCGCGCGAGAAACACCCTGCTGTCCTCGTCCCTCGCCGCCGTGCTGGCTTTCGGCGCGCTCTCCGTCGCCGGGCAGGCCGGCGCGTCGGCCGCCGCGCAGCTCTGCAACAAGTACTGCGATGCCCGCGATCCGGCGAACGCCACCGGTGACCGGGTCCCCGTCACCGCCTCCCTCTACGGGCGATCCATTGCCCTGCACCTC
It encodes the following:
- a CDS encoding Gfo/Idh/MocA family oxidoreductase, which translates into the protein MTRRTVRIAMNGVTGRMGYRQHLVRSVLAIREQGGLDLGNGDVLWPEPVLVGRRAHALEELAGRHGLTEWSTDLDAVLADDTIDIYFDAQVTSARVEAIRKAVAAGKHIYTEKPTATDVEGALELARLARDAGIKHGVVQDKIFLPGLLKLKRLIDGGFFGEVLSVRGEFGYWVFEGDWQEAQRPSWNYRAEDGGGIVVDMFPHWEYVLHELFGRVSTVQAHVQTHIPQRWDEHGKPYAATADDAAYGIFQLESGAVAQINSSWTVRVNRDELVEFQVDGTHGSAVAGLRNCRVQHRSATPKPVWNPDLPVTESFRDQWQEIPDNAVFDNGFKAQWELFLRHIVLDEPYTWDLMAGARGVQLAELGLKSHAEGRRLDVPELSL
- a CDS encoding LacI family DNA-binding transcriptional regulator yields the protein MTVTLADVAARARVSPATVSRVLNGNYPVAASTRERVLRAVDDLDYVLNGPASSLAAATSDLIGILVNDIADPFFGIMAGAAQTEIGGPGDGSGRAGGEKLAVVCNTGGSPARELTYLTLLQRQRAAAVVLTGGAVEDPAHQAAMAAKLSKLADAGTRVVLCGRPPLPDGAAVVAALAFDNQGGGRRLTEHLLSLGHRRIGYVAGPQERTTTRHRLEGHREAMRAEGLTGDEDRLTVHGSYDRRSGYDATVELLRREPGITAVVAANDTVALGAAAAVRDRGLRIPEDISVAGFDDLPFSVDVVPALTTVRLPLFEAGARAGRLAMGKETPPPGGIALIAAELMVRGSTAPPRG
- a CDS encoding sugar phosphate isomerase/epimerase family protein, with protein sequence MKLAFSTLGVPGLPIPEVVRLAADHGYQGVELRAHPEEPVHPGLTMLQRADVVEEFKRGGIEILTVAGYVRAAAEGDDQPVLDELAGLIELARDLGARHVRVFPGGGDQDPATADATAARRLGAAAPFAADMGVRVLLETHDSHRAGADVARVAGAVGHGSIGALWDVMHTWLAGEEPAASHAVLAPHLGYVQVKDIASAEDTAPLALGAGVLPLRACLDTLDADSWVCWEYEKRWHPEAAELPGLLGAGREHLLRLGAPKQ
- a CDS encoding dihydrodipicolinate synthase family protein, which codes for MTIHLPQGPYEPRATPLDLAPGRAPLTSRTVFSAAHVVADPYADAGPDAPAAVDWDATLAFRRHLWSHGLGVAEAMDTAQRGMGLDWASAAELIRRSAAEARAVGGRIACGVGTDQLPPGPATLAEVRAAYEEQLALVEESGAQAILMASRALAAAAKGPQDYLETYAHLLRQATEPVVLHWLGPMFDPALEGYWGSADLDRATETFLQVIAEHPDKVDGIKISLLDAEREIDVRRRLPGGVRCYTGDDFNYPELIAGDDRGFSHALLGIFDPLGPLAAHAVRVLDTGDTKGFRELLDPTVELSRHLFRSPTRYYKTGVVFLAWLAGHQDHFTMVGGLQSARPLPHLAKAYELADRLGLFPDPELAESRMRALLKVNGGTR
- a CDS encoding EamA family transporter, producing the protein MRPLHIALAALVAAVWGVNFVVIELGLGHFPPLLFSALRFLVAALPAVFFVGRPKVAWKWVVGVGLVLGVAKFGLLFIGMDRGMGAGLSSLVLQVQAVFTALFAALALGERPGRVRVLGMAVALAGIGVAAVDEGASGPVLAFVLVIAAAACWGVSNVLTRKAAPPDSLNFMVWVSTVPVLPLLGLSLLFEGWGRDRAALAGLDWSGAGIIVYVAWITTVFGFGAWGFLLSRYQASSVAPFTLLVPVFGMSSAALLLDESVSPLRWCAAALLVGGVALTSLAGTRRTRVPAPEPAAV
- a CDS encoding glycoside hydrolase family 3 protein encodes the protein MHHRTSRRTLLTATAATAVAAAAGMAAAPGAVAAQHSPHGSHGHTSAATTRRLKRLISRMSLEEKVGQLFVMRVYGHSATDPDQADIDANLAEIGVRTAAEMIAKYHVGGIIYFSWAHNTRDPHQIAELSNGIQRAGLAGPTPLPLLVSTDQEHGIVCRVGEPATLMPGAMALGAGGSRADARTAGQIAGAELAAIGINQNYAPDADVNVNPANPVIGVRSFGSDPQAVAGMVAAQVKGYQSAGIASTAKHFPGHGDTSTDSHTGLPVIGHTREQWAELDAPPFRAAIAAGIDSIMTAHIVVPALDPSEDPATLSRPILTGILREELGYDGVVVTDSLGMEGVRTKYGDERVPVLALQAGVDQLLNPPSLDVSWNALLAAVRSGEVSEARLDASILRILRLKTKLGLFDDPFVSRRGVDRTVGTRAHLVAADRIAEHTTTLLANERALLPLSRRSHRKLLVVGADPASPSGTTGPPTTTLADAFNELGFTATALSTGITPTQANIDAAVAAAQGKDAVVVGTYNVTATSSQRTLVSALAATGVPVVTVAIRNPYDIAQLAGTGHAASLAAYSWTDVELRAAARVIAGRARPEGKLPVPVQRADDPSKVLYPVGYGLRY
- a CDS encoding LysR substrate-binding domain-containing protein, whose amino-acid sequence is MLDLARLRALHAISVHGSVAAAAAALGYTPSAVSQQITKLERETRTTLLERRGRGVALTEEAVHLASTAQQLLAIVEHAETELEERRGLPTGRLSVGAFASAARGLLPGVLAELDREHPDLDVRLTEVDPHLSVDLVAKGVLDLAVAHDWDIAPLPAPEGVAQAVIGDDRCDLLVPAGHRLAGRDGVRREELARERWICQPPGTVCHDWLVRTLRAAGYEPDIRHQAEENHTQLALLAAGLGVAMIPRLGRGPLPDGVVAVRIEPVPVRRLYALWRTEAARRPAITAAVGALQAHGAAAGLHRR
- a CDS encoding sugar phosphate isomerase/epimerase family protein, with protein sequence MSDGRLSVNQETIKQWSLPELAEGCAKAGIDKVGLWRAPVQEYGVEATARLLSDSGLSVTSLCRGGFFTALDPAEQARALDDNRAAIDEAAGLSTDTLVLVSGGLPEGSKDLYGARERVADALGRLVPYAAERGVRLAIEPLHPMFASDRCVVSTLSQALDIAERFPADRVGVVVDTYHLWWDDRAPAQIARAGAGGRIHSFQLADWITPLPAGVLLGRGQLGDGSVDFRAFRTAVEAAGFDGPIEVEIFNEALWARDGSEVLAEVAARYAEHAC